GCTCAAATGTGAATAATATAGATGGTATTCGCATCACATTTGAAGATGGTAGTTGGGTACTGGTAAGGCCATCTGGTACTGAGCCCTATATCCGCATGACTCTAGAAGGAAGGAATAATGCCCGGGCCGAGGAAATTCGAAAAATTTCCACTGAATTTATAGAAAAACTTTTGATTAACTAAGAGAATACTCCTAGCTATCTTAATTAATACTAGTATCCTAATTTAATTTAAAATAACTTTTCATTACTTTTTTTATTCATATCTATAATTCCAATAATACTGTAAATTCTAATTTTTAAAACTGGTTTTAGAAAAAAATAGAATATATTAATAAATTATCAAAGCAATTAGCAAATTTTTATTCAATTATTATCATGAACTTTAACTAGCAACTATTAAATATTCCAATTAAGAAAATATAATTAAAAAAATAATTTTAAATGGAATTTAATGGATTTAATAAGCATATATTTTATTTTAATCCCATTTTAGCGATTTAGGAGAAATTATTATGCAAGCCGTGATTCTTACAGCCGGAGAGGGAACTAGAATGCGCCCTTTAACCTTAACCCGACCCAAAACCATGCTTCCAGTAGGTGGAAAACCCATACTACAGTACAATGTAGAAGCCCTTCGAGATGCAGGAATAACTGAGATACTACTCATAGTCGGTTATCATGAAGAAATGGTTAAGGAACACTTTGAAAATGGGGAAAAATTAGGTGTCCAAATTAATTACATCACCCAAAAAGAGCGTTTAGGTACGGCCCATGCCATAGGCCACTGCCAGGACTTTATAAAAGAGGATTTTGTAGTATTAAATGGAGACATAATCCTTGATCCAGAACTTTTAAGGGAATTAATAGAAAACTATCAGACCAGCTCTCCCGATACCATGATGGTATTAACCGAAGTGGAAGATCCCAGCCCATTTGGTGTGGTAGAAATTAAAAATGGACAGATAACAAAAATCATAGAAAAACCGCCCCGTGATGAAGCCCCTAGTAATCTAATTAACACCGGCATCTATGTTTTCAATCAAGATATTCTCTCTATAATAGAAGAAACTGAGCTTTCCCCTCGAGGCGAGTATGAGATAACTGATTCTCTACAAATGCAAATAGACGAAGGAAAAAGCATTAAAGGGTTCATTACACATAAAAAATGGATAGATGTGGGAAGGCCCTGGGAACTTTTAGAAATTAATGAAGAATTTCTGACAAATCTGGAAGAAAAAATTGAGGGCCATATAGAAAAAGGAGTTAATATTGAAGGTAGGATTGTTTTAGGTAAAAACAGTGTTATTCGCTCAGGTACCTATATTCAGGGGCCAGTTTACATTGGAGAAGACTGTGACATTGGACCCAATAGTTATTTAAGAAGCAACACCTATTTAGGAAATCAAGTAAGTGTAGGTAATGCTGTGGAAATTAAAAATTCTATTATTATGGACCATAGCAATATAAATCACCTTACTTATGTGGGAGATTCCATAATAGGATCGAACTGTAACCTTGCTGCGGGTACCAACATCGCTAATCTCCGTTTTGATGATGGAACAGTGAAAATGAGTGTTAAAGATGGGAGAGTGGACACTGGCCGGCGAAAATTGGGTGTAGTATTTGGTGATGGAGTGAAAACAGGGATTAACTCCAGTTTCAATCCTGGAGTAAAAGTAGGGATGAATTCTGCTATTGGATCTGGAACCGTT
The DNA window shown above is from Methanobacteriaceae archaeon and carries:
- a CDS encoding sugar phosphate nucleotidyltransferase, encoding MIMQAVILTAGEGTRMRPLTLTRPKTMLPVGGKPILQYNVEALRDAGITEILLIVGYHEEMVKEHFENGEKLGVQINYITQKERLGTAHAIGHCQDFIKEDFVVLNGDIILDPELLRELIENYQTSSPDTMMVLTEVEDPSPFGVVEIKNGQITKIIEKPPRDEAPSNLINTGIYVFNQDILSIIEETELSPRGEYEITDSLQMQIDEGKSIKGFITHKKWIDVGRPWELLEINEEFLTNLEEKIEGHIEKGVNIEGRIVLGKNSVIRSGTYIQGPVYIGEDCDIGPNSYLRSNTYLGNQVSVGNAVEIKNSIIMDHSNINHLTYVGDSIIGSNCNLAAGTNIANLRFDDGTVKMSVKDGRVDTGRRKLGVVFGDGVKTGINSSFNPGVKVGMNSAIGSGTVIYQDIDSDKIVLVKQEYQIIDKQ